The following coding sequences are from one Gemmatimonadaceae bacterium window:
- the typA gene encoding translational GTPase TypA, which yields MQIRNIAIIAHVDHGKTTLVDKMLRQAGAFRENQVVQERVMDSNPLERERGITILAKNTSVRWRGTKINIVDTPGHADFGGEVERILRMVDGVLLVVDAFDGPMPQTRFVLRKALGLGRTPIVVINKIDRAGADPLRTHDEVLDLLIELEAEEAQLDAPVVYASARDGVATASLDTPATDLTPLFEAIVRHVPAPPSDSKGAFQMLISTIDHSPYLGRLGIGRIERGTVHVGDAVALLPLDTNQATERARATKLYTFEGLERIEVEQASAGEIVALAGLEGVEIGHTIADVESPERLEGIAVEEPTISVDFIVNNSPFAGKEGKFVTSRQLRERLMRELEKNVALRVEDTDSTDTWSVSGRGELHLSILMETMRREGYEFQVSRPRVITREGLNGERLEPYEELMIDVPEDFLGVVIEQLGPRRGEMLEMKNPGQGLVRLRYRIPARGLFGYRSEFLTDTRGTGILHHRFLDYGLWAGPLAGRTRGSLVSMENGTIVAFALANLQERSTLFVAPGDAVYEGMVIGESARPGDMDVNPTKEKKLTNMRSKSADEHIQLEPPRELTLEAALEYIEDDELIEVTPQSIRLRKRSLSASDRKKLSREAKRGRERASI from the coding sequence ATGCAAATCCGCAACATCGCCATCATCGCGCACGTCGATCACGGCAAGACAACCCTCGTGGACAAGATGCTCCGGCAGGCGGGCGCATTTCGCGAGAACCAGGTCGTCCAGGAGCGCGTGATGGATTCGAACCCGCTCGAACGCGAGCGGGGAATAACGATTCTCGCGAAGAACACGTCGGTCCGCTGGCGTGGCACCAAGATCAATATCGTCGATACGCCCGGGCACGCCGACTTCGGCGGAGAGGTCGAGCGCATCCTGCGTATGGTCGATGGCGTGTTGCTCGTGGTCGATGCGTTCGACGGACCGATGCCGCAGACGCGCTTCGTTCTACGCAAGGCGTTGGGACTGGGTCGTACGCCCATCGTCGTCATCAACAAGATCGATCGGGCCGGCGCCGATCCGCTACGCACGCACGACGAGGTGCTCGATCTCTTGATCGAGCTCGAGGCGGAAGAGGCGCAGCTCGATGCGCCCGTCGTCTACGCGTCGGCTCGCGACGGCGTCGCGACCGCCAGCCTCGACACGCCGGCAACGGACCTGACGCCGCTCTTCGAGGCCATCGTCAGGCATGTGCCTGCTCCGCCGAGTGATTCGAAAGGCGCGTTCCAGATGCTGATCTCGACGATCGATCACTCACCGTATCTCGGCCGGCTCGGCATCGGCCGCATCGAGCGCGGCACGGTGCACGTCGGTGATGCGGTTGCGCTCTTGCCGCTCGACACGAACCAGGCGACGGAGCGCGCGCGCGCCACGAAGCTCTACACCTTCGAGGGACTGGAGCGCATCGAGGTCGAGCAGGCTTCGGCGGGAGAGATCGTTGCGCTCGCCGGGCTCGAAGGCGTCGAGATCGGGCACACGATCGCGGACGTGGAATCGCCGGAGCGGCTCGAGGGCATCGCGGTGGAGGAACCGACGATCTCGGTCGATTTCATCGTCAACAACTCCCCGTTCGCCGGCAAGGAAGGAAAGTTCGTCACGTCGCGGCAGCTGCGTGAGCGCCTTATGCGGGAGCTCGAAAAAAACGTCGCATTACGCGTCGAGGATACCGACTCGACGGACACGTGGTCGGTCTCTGGCCGCGGCGAGCTGCACCTCTCCATTCTGATGGAGACGATGCGCCGCGAGGGATACGAGTTCCAGGTTTCGCGCCCGCGCGTGATCACGCGCGAGGGCCTCAACGGTGAACGACTCGAGCCGTATGAGGAGTTGATGATCGACGTGCCCGAGGATTTCCTTGGCGTAGTGATCGAGCAACTGGGACCGCGGCGTGGCGAGATGCTCGAAATGAAAAACCCCGGGCAGGGGCTCGTTCGATTGCGCTATCGGATTCCGGCGCGGGGATTGTTCGGCTACCGTTCCGAGTTCCTGACGGATACACGCGGGACCGGCATTTTACATCATCGTTTCCTGGACTACGGATTGTGGGCAGGGCCACTCGCGGGTCGAACGCGCGGCTCACTCGTGTCGATGGAAAACGGCACGATTGTCGCATTCGCGCTCGCAAATCTCCAGGAGCGGTCGACGCTTTTTGTTGCGCCGGGTGACGCAGTGTACGAAGGAATGGTTATTGGCGAGAGTGCTCGGCCGGGTGACATGGACGTCAATCCGACGAAGGAAAAGAAGCTGACGAACATGCGCTCGAAGTCCGCCGATGAGCACATTCAGCTCGAGCCGCCGCGGGAGTTGACTCTCGAAGCAGCCCTCGAGTATATCGAAGACGATGAGTTGATCGAGGTGACGCCGCAATCGATTCGACTCCGCAAGCGCTCCCTCAGCGCATCGGATCGAAAGAAGCTTTCGCGAGAGGCAAAGCGCGGGCGCGAGCGCGCCTCCATTTAA